A genomic region of Garciella nitratireducens DSM 15102 contains the following coding sequences:
- the rplW gene encoding 50S ribosomal protein L23: protein MKKNPHDIVIKPIITEKSMEDMTEKKYTFKVDKRANKVEIKNAVEEIFDVKVEKVNTMNIRGKKKRMGRFEGKRPDWKKAIVKLTEDSKEIEFFEGV from the coding sequence ATGAAAAAAAATCCTCATGATATTGTAATAAAACCAATTATTACTGAAAAAAGTATGGAAGATATGACGGAAAAAAAATATACTTTTAAAGTAGATAAACGAGCGAATAAAGTGGAAATAAAAAATGCTGTAGAAGAAATATTCGATGTAAAAGTTGAAAAGGTAAATACAATGAATATACGAGGCAAGAAAAAAAGGATGGGTCGTTTTGAAGGGAAAAGACCTGATTGGAAAAAAGCAATCGTAAAACTTACAGAAGATAGTAAAGAGATAGAATTTTTTGAAGGAGTATAA
- the rplD gene encoding 50S ribosomal protein L4, with translation MPKVDLLNIAGERVGEIELKDEVFGIEPNVPVLHQVVKAQLANKRQGTQSAKTRSEVRGGGRKPWRQKGTGRARQGSIRAPQWIKGGVVFAPKPRDYRQAIPKKVKRLAIKSALSSKVLDNEIIVLDQLSLEVPKTREMVSILNNIHAGGKALIVLAEKNENVEKSVRNIPNVQTLLVNTLNVYDVLKYDKLVLTKDAVALIEEVYV, from the coding sequence ATGCCGAAGGTAGATTTATTAAATATCGCTGGAGAACGAGTTGGGGAAATTGAATTAAAAGATGAAGTATTTGGAATAGAACCTAATGTGCCAGTTCTTCATCAAGTGGTAAAAGCTCAATTAGCAAACAAAAGACAAGGAACACAATCTGCAAAAACAAGATCTGAAGTGCGTGGTGGTGGAAGAAAACCTTGGAGACAAAAAGGGACAGGTAGAGCAAGACAAGGTTCCATTCGTGCTCCACAATGGATAAAGGGTGGTGTTGTTTTCGCTCCAAAACCAAGAGATTATCGTCAAGCAATTCCTAAAAAGGTAAAAAGATTAGCGATAAAGTCCGCTCTTTCCTCTAAAGTATTAGATAATGAGATCATTGTATTGGATCAATTATCATTAGAGGTTCCGAAGACAAGAGAAATGGTGAGTATTTTAAATAATATTCATGCAGGTGGAAAAGCATTAATTGTATTGGCAGAAAAAAATGAAAATGTTGAAAAATCTGTAAGAAATATTCCTAATGTACAAACATTATTGGTAAATACATTAAATGTATATGATGTTTTAAAATATGATAAATTGGTTTTAACCAAAGATGCTGTAGCTTTGATTGAGGAGGTGTATGTATAA